The following are encoded together in the Campylobacter devanensis genome:
- a CDS encoding ABC transporter ATP-binding protein, whose protein sequence is MLEIRNLHKKFGQNEVLKGIDLSLKSNEILSILGSSGSGKSTLLRCIAKLENSQYDELRCGSNVGFMFQNYALFPHLSVYDNIAFALNKLSKKEADDKINELLAKFGIQGLKDKKPDQISGGQAQRVAFARAIAAGAKLLLLDEPFSNLDQGLKQALRVELKDMIQKEGLSAIVVTHDIDDAYYLSDKIALIDGGKILDIGTPNKLFYSVKDEKSAQMLGGLNYIHSDLTSQDKFFDWIKSRNNIFAYSEIYMGGEFEANVISKSFIGLFYKIELEYKGIRFYTLWPSCLEISNSVKFGFYN, encoded by the coding sequence GTGCTAGAAATTAGAAATTTGCATAAAAAATTTGGTCAAAATGAGGTTTTAAAAGGGATTGATTTAAGTCTTAAAAGTAATGAAATTTTATCTATTTTAGGTAGTAGTGGAAGTGGAAAAAGTACGCTTTTAAGATGTATTGCTAAATTAGAAAATAGTCAATACGATGAGTTAAGATGTGGATCAAATGTTGGATTTATGTTTCAAAATTATGCTCTTTTTCCTCATCTTAGCGTATATGATAATATCGCTTTTGCTTTAAATAAACTAAGCAAAAAAGAAGCAGATGATAAAATAAATGAGCTTTTGGCTAAATTTGGCATACAAGGACTAAAGGATAAAAAGCCAGATCAAATCTCAGGAGGACAAGCTCAAAGAGTTGCATTTGCTAGAGCGATTGCTGCTGGTGCTAAATTACTACTTTTAGATGAGCCGTTTTCAAATTTAGATCAAGGATTAAAGCAAGCTTTAAGAGTAGAATTAAAAGATATGATTCAAAAAGAGGGCTTATCTGCTATTGTTGTTACTCATGATATTGATGATGCTTATTATTTAAGCGATAAAATAGCCTTAATTGATGGTGGTAAAATTTTAGATATCGGTACTCCTAATAAGCTTTTTTATAGTGTAAAAGATGAAAAAAGCGCTCAAATGCTAGGTGGATTGAACTATATACACAGCGATTTAACATCTCAAGATAAGTTTTTTGATTGGATTAAATCTCGCAATAATATATTTGCTTATTCAGAAATTTATATGGGTGGAGAGTTTGAAGCAAATGTAATAAGCAAGAGTTTTATCGGACTATTTTATAAGATTGAATTAGAGTATAAAGGTATTAGATTTTACACACTTTGGCCATCTTGTTTAGAAATTTCAAATAGTGTTAAATTTGGATTTTATAATTAG